The Anopheles coluzzii chromosome 2, AcolN3, whole genome shotgun sequence genome window below encodes:
- the LOC125906920 gene encoding GSK3-beta interaction protein: protein MKKKIKTLTKIVQQSDMNDSVAKYYNYGDANIIDWAQEAESVIRDIAEHVKEASHSKLLPATRTEAYINITTLGDKMMCVKLNAEGLQIVGNVHDDKTRDSSINTRYETPYALLSDVCSSYVNSFGSSLVNALTALEQEHSQHRELEDVE from the exons atgaaaaaaaaaatcaaaacattgacAAAAATCGTACAGCAAAG TGATATGAACGACTCCGTTGCGAAGTACTATAACTATGGTGATGCTAATATTATTGATTGGGCCCAGGAAGCCGAATCCGTCATACGGGACATTGCTGAACACGTAAAAGAAGCCTCGCACTCCAAGCTCCTGCCAGCAACACGCACAGAAGCATACATCAATATAACGACGCTAGGTGACAAAATGATGTGTGTAAAACTTAACGCTGAAGGCTTACAAATTGTAGGTAATGTCCACGATGATAAAACTCGCGACAGTTCCATCAATACTCGGTACGAAACACCGTATGCGCTATTATCGGACGTTTGCTCGTCATATGTGAATTCTTTCGGTAGCTCGCTAGTAAATGCCTTAACTGCGCTAGAGCAAGAACACTCACAACACCGTGAATTAGAAGATGTCGAATAA